A stretch of Campylobacter volucris DNA encodes these proteins:
- a CDS encoding sodium-dependent transporter translates to MNDKFSKIGFVLAVAGGAIGLGNAWKFPTLVGQNGGFAFVLLYLLLTISIGFCIFLAEIAMGKLSQKDPANAYKSLALKYPQKWKFAGFFMLGGVFVLSFYLVIMGWVLKYMVTSIYHLPSNTDEAGALFGTLIQNSILESSMYFLIAFFLTLFVVSKGVKSGIEKLNIWIMPSLFIMLVLLLGYCFFQDGFKQAFAYLFYPDFSKISLNSILTALGLAFFTLCLGIGCITTYAASLKDDTNLITSSIVVVILNICIGLMMGLIVFTFIFKFNANPAEGAGLVFISLTTLFSNLGGYFGNFLAFYFFLALFFAGITSAVSMIEPFTFYLVNEYQISRFKALVFIGIVVFILGLGCILSFSGAYGEHFSFFGLSFFDILDKLTSNFMLPLGALASAIFVGFFVDKESIYKVFSKFMSKIVFEIWYFLLKFIAPLAIVIIMLNQIL, encoded by the coding sequence GTGAATGATAAATTTTCTAAAATAGGATTTGTACTAGCAGTAGCAGGTGGTGCTATAGGGCTTGGAAATGCTTGGAAATTCCCAACCTTGGTAGGACAAAATGGCGGATTTGCTTTTGTGTTGTTATATTTACTTTTAACCATAAGCATAGGATTTTGCATATTTTTAGCTGAAATTGCTATGGGAAAACTTAGTCAAAAAGATCCTGCGAATGCTTATAAAAGTCTAGCTTTAAAATACCCTCAAAAATGGAAATTTGCTGGATTTTTTATGCTAGGTGGTGTTTTTGTTTTGTCATTTTATTTGGTGATTATGGGTTGGGTTTTAAAATATATGGTCACTTCAATCTATCATTTACCAAGCAATACCGATGAGGCAGGAGCTTTATTTGGAACTTTGATACAAAATAGTATTTTAGAAAGTAGTATGTATTTTTTGATTGCTTTTTTTCTTACTTTATTTGTGGTATCAAAAGGTGTTAAAAGCGGTATAGAAAAATTAAATATTTGGATTATGCCAAGTTTGTTTATCATGCTTGTTTTGTTACTTGGATATTGCTTTTTTCAAGATGGTTTTAAACAAGCTTTTGCTTATCTTTTTTATCCTGATTTTTCTAAAATCAGTTTAAATTCCATACTTACAGCTTTAGGACTTGCATTTTTTACTTTATGTTTGGGTATAGGTTGCATTACAACCTACGCAGCTTCTTTAAAAGATGATACTAATTTAATTACAAGTTCTATTGTTGTAGTGATTTTAAATATTTGTATAGGTCTTATGATGGGGCTTATAGTATTTACTTTTATATTTAAATTTAATGCAAATCCTGCTGAAGGAGCTGGGCTTGTATTTATTTCACTTACTACTTTATTTTCAAATTTAGGTGGTTATTTTGGCAACTTTTTAGCTTTTTATTTTTTCTTAGCTTTATTTTTTGCAGGTATTACTTCAGCAGTTTCTATGATAGAACCTTTTACTTTTTATCTTGTTAATGAATATCAAATTTCTAGATTTAAAGCTTTGGTGTTTATTGGTATTGTTGTGTTTATTTTGGGGTTGGGTTGTATTTTATCTTTTAGTGGTGCTTATGGAGAGCATTTTAGCTTTTTTGGATTGAGTTTTTTTGATATTTTGGATAAATTAACTTCTAATTTTATGTTGCCACTTGGTGCATTAGCTAGCGCGATATTTGTTGGATTTTTTGTAGATAAAGAAAGTATTTATAAAGTATTTTCTAAATTTATGAGCAAGATAGTGTTTGAAATTTGGTATTTTTTGTTGAAATTTATTGCTCCATTAGCAATCGTTATCATTATGTTAAATCAAATTTTATAA
- a CDS encoding sodium-dependent transporter: MNDKFSKIGFILAVAGSAVGLGNAWKFPTLVGNNGGSAFVIVYLLLTIGVAFVIFLAELSIGKLSEKDPVNAYHSLAPKNKKAWSWAGFFMLGAIILVSFYSVVIGWIVKYAYLGFFTLPSNTDEAGAIFGNLLSKDVLSQFICFTFVFIVIFYVVSKGVKSGIEKLNVWMMPSLFILLILMLGYSFSMDGFSKASEFLFSPDFSKLSVSSILDALGLAFFSMSLGVCVILTYAASLPDKTNFISSAFNIIIINTIIGIIMGLIVFTFIFEFGADPTQQGPGLIFISLTTLFAKLGLLGNILAVAFFIALFFAGITSAISMIEPFTFYLINRYQISRKKALMYVGFIVYFLGSLSILSFYAPSSESLTFFGKSFFDILDFFIQNLLMPISALITAFFVGFVLKKETLQNLFNPYMKGIFFEIWYIFLRFISPLAVIVIMARQIFF, translated from the coding sequence ATGAATGATAAATTTTCTAAGATAGGATTTATATTAGCTGTAGCTGGTTCTGCTGTAGGACTTGGAAATGCTTGGAAATTCCCGACCTTGGTGGGAAATAATGGTGGTTCAGCTTTTGTAATAGTATATTTGCTTTTGACTATCGGGGTAGCTTTTGTGATTTTTTTAGCTGAACTTAGCATAGGAAAATTAAGCGAAAAAGATCCTGTAAATGCTTATCATTCTTTAGCGCCAAAAAATAAAAAAGCATGGTCTTGGGCTGGTTTTTTTATGTTAGGGGCTATTATTTTAGTTTCTTTTTATAGTGTTGTTATAGGGTGGATTGTAAAATATGCTTATTTAGGATTTTTCACACTTCCAAGCAATACCGATGAAGCAGGAGCTATCTTTGGAAATTTACTTTCTAAAGATGTTTTGTCTCAATTTATATGTTTTACTTTTGTGTTTATAGTAATTTTTTATGTAGTATCAAAAGGTGTTAAAAGTGGTATAGAAAAACTTAATGTTTGGATGATGCCAAGTTTATTTATATTGCTTATTTTAATGCTTGGATATTCTTTTAGTATGGATGGATTTTCTAAAGCAAGTGAATTTTTATTTTCACCAGATTTTTCAAAATTAAGCGTTTCTTCTATACTAGATGCTTTAGGACTTGCTTTTTTTAGTATGTCTTTAGGAGTATGTGTGATTTTAACCTATGCTGCGAGTTTGCCTGATAAAACAAATTTTATAAGCAGTGCTTTTAATATTATTATCATCAACACTATCATCGGCATTATAATGGGACTTATTGTATTTACTTTTATTTTTGAATTTGGTGCTGATCCTACTCAGCAGGGTCCAGGATTGATTTTTATATCTTTAACAACTTTATTTGCAAAATTAGGACTTTTGGGTAATATCCTAGCAGTAGCATTTTTCATAGCTTTATTTTTTGCAGGTATTACTTCAGCAATTTCCATGATAGAGCCTTTTACTTTTTATCTTATCAATCGTTATCAAATTTCAAGAAAAAAAGCTTTAATGTATGTTGGCTTTATAGTGTATTTTCTAGGAAGTTTATCTATACTTTCTTTTTATGCTCCAAGTTCTGAAAGTTTAACCTTTTTTGGAAAAAGTTTTTTTGATATCTTAGACTTTTTTATACAAAATCTTTTGATGCCAATTTCTGCTTTAATCACGGCATTTTTTGTAGGTTTTGTGCTTAAAAAAGAAACTTTACAAAATTTGTTTAATCCTTATATGAAAGGAATATTTTTTGAAATTTGGTATATCTTTTTAAGATTTATTTCACCTTTGGCAGTAATTGTGATTATGGCAAGACAAATTTTTTTCTAA